The proteins below come from a single Candidatus Methylacidiphilales bacterium genomic window:
- a CDS encoding septum formation initiator family protein — MLIISIVIIILLFIPQIKQMNEFQAKRDRIAELIRQERQKQLDLQNEIYLIQHSPHYFERLVRDRLNLAKPGEVIFRFDPYPTPQTSRTP, encoded by the coding sequence TTGCTGATCATTAGTATCGTCATCATCATCTTGCTCTTCATCCCTCAAATAAAGCAGATGAACGAATTCCAGGCTAAACGTGACCGAATTGCCGAACTCATTCGACAAGAGCGGCAAAAACAATTAGATTTACAAAACGAAATTTATCTCATCCAACACTCTCCGCATTATTTTGAACGGTTAGTCCGAGACCGCTTAAACTTGGCTAAACCAGGGGAAGTGATATTCAGATTTGATCCGTATCCGACACCACAGACTTCTCGAACGCCATAA
- a CDS encoding DUF1343 domain-containing protein, whose translation MRSFLLFTLILTENFSSAHSNSNRVVLGIDVLASNQFRGLEGKKVGLITNQSGVNELGISTVDILRQAPQVNLVALFAPEHGIYGAEPAGEYVPTLKDEYTGLTVYSLYGPTRKPTPEMLRGIDVLVFDIQDIGSRSYTYISTLGLAMEAAGEAGIEFYVLDRPNPLGGNRIEGPLLDPQFRSFVGQWEIPYVHGLTIGELAKMIIGEKWIEASPSLTVVPMHNWKREMIWHDTGLVWVPTSPHIPSPESAFFYAMTGLVGEHGRISHGIGYTLPFQILGLPRLDAYRFARNLNDRQLPGVRFRPAFFRPFYGALRGQLCSGAQPHIVDFRKVNCFDTGIHILDAIAQTFGAKSFEKRNPKHLQMFDLICGTDRIRIHFASGKGAKELIESYTPDIEKFRRQRAPYLIY comes from the coding sequence ATGCGCAGTTTCTTGTTATTCACCCTTATTCTGACTGAGAATTTCTCATCTGCGCACAGTAACTCAAATCGCGTCGTGCTCGGTATAGACGTCCTAGCCAGTAATCAATTTAGGGGTCTGGAGGGTAAAAAAGTCGGACTGATTACCAACCAAAGCGGAGTTAACGAACTCGGCATATCTACAGTTGATATCCTCAGACAGGCCCCACAAGTAAATTTAGTCGCCCTATTTGCGCCTGAGCACGGGATCTACGGTGCTGAGCCGGCCGGTGAATATGTTCCGACCCTTAAGGATGAATATACAGGTCTAACTGTTTACTCACTTTATGGGCCGACGAGAAAACCCACTCCAGAGATGTTACGCGGCATCGATGTGCTAGTTTTCGACATTCAGGACATCGGGAGCAGGAGTTACACATACATCAGCACACTTGGACTTGCTATGGAGGCGGCAGGTGAAGCGGGCATTGAGTTTTATGTTTTGGATCGTCCTAATCCATTGGGTGGTAATCGCATCGAAGGGCCGTTGCTGGATCCGCAATTTCGATCTTTTGTTGGCCAATGGGAGATTCCCTATGTTCACGGGCTTACTATCGGTGAGCTAGCAAAGATGATTATCGGGGAAAAATGGATCGAGGCATCTCCCTCACTTACTGTGGTGCCAATGCATAATTGGAAACGAGAAATGATTTGGCACGATACGGGACTGGTGTGGGTTCCGACATCGCCTCACATTCCATCCCCAGAGAGCGCTTTTTTCTATGCCATGACCGGTCTCGTAGGTGAGCACGGTCGTATTAGTCATGGAATCGGATACACGTTACCATTTCAAATTCTAGGCCTGCCGCGGCTAGACGCATATCGATTCGCAAGGAATTTAAACGATCGTCAGCTTCCCGGTGTTCGTTTCAGGCCTGCTTTTTTCAGGCCATTTTATGGCGCCCTGCGCGGTCAACTCTGCAGCGGCGCTCAGCCTCACATAGTTGATTTCAGAAAAGTGAATTGCTTCGATACAGGCATCCATATTCTCGATGCTATCGCTCAAACATTTGGAGCCAAAAGTTTCGAGAAGCGCAACCCCAAGCACCTGCAAATGTTCGACTTAATCTGTGGGACAGATCGAATCCGAATCCATTTTGCCTCAGGCAAGGGAGCAAAAGAGCTAATCGAGAGCTACACTCCAGATATTGAAAAATTCAGACGCCAACGCGCTCCCTATCTCATATATTGA
- a CDS encoding addiction module toxin RelE: protein MAPFQVIIQKQCAQELSALPKSLQLSILSDFYSLPCDLSKLDPEKFGKLQRNDRTLYRYRTKDYRIYFEKTDRGILVHRILHKNTLKDFIFRSNLVQTEETALQSNPEFWKLFDLSSDTNSSSKVSSK from the coding sequence ATGGCTCCTTTCCAAGTGATTATCCAAAAGCAATGCGCGCAAGAGCTCTCAGCCCTTCCTAAATCGCTGCAACTCTCGATCCTTTCTGATTTTTATTCTCTTCCCTGTGATTTAAGCAAGCTAGACCCCGAAAAATTTGGAAAATTACAACGCAACGACCGCACTCTATACCGCTATCGCACAAAAGACTACCGTATCTATTTCGAAAAAACTGATCGTGGCATACTCGTCCATCGCATCCTTCACAAAAACACGCTAAAGGACTTTATTTTTCGGTCTAACTTGGTTCAAACTGAAGAGACCGCCTTACAGAGTAACCCCGAGTTCTGGAAACTTTTCGATCTTTCTTCGGATACAAACTCATCTTCTAAGGTCAGTTCTAAATGA